TATGCCAGTTGGTGTTTATAAAAGTCTCTAGAGAGCCCCTTCTGTTGacatgctaatttttttttctttttctaattagCAATTGTAGAGTCATACTTGGACTTTACCCTTCCATTGTCCTtcattttcaatgaaaaaaaattttctaaaGAGATTCAAAgtaatagaaagaaataaatataagcAAAAAATCATGTGAGCCCTCGAAGAGCAATAGGTTAGAATTACTGTGTCAGAACATGAGAAATAAAGTACAATGAGCTGGTAACAGAACAGCAGAACAGGCTGTCACCCTGCACTGCAACACACAAACATCTGTATGGGTGAAGATATGGCCTGAATTTGACCTAAGGTAAAACAACATTTGAGAGGTTCATATCTGGCTTGTTGAAGGAACAACAATATGATCTGACAGTTCTCCAGGTTCGTGGGCTCCCCTGTATCACCACTCTTTCCTTGTTGGTAATTGAGGTGGCAGACGTGGTGAAAATATTAACCAGCCTTACCGAATGTCCTCTGAGGGTGTCCCATGGTCTGTCCATTGCACCTTCTGTGATTCCAGATCTAGTTGTGGTGCTTTGAACACAAGGCtcatcttgttttctttttctttgagtGTTTAACAATCCAAAAATCGAAAGTGGAAAGTAAAGGCAATAAATGCATAGACCATAgctaaaaaatttgaaaaagatCTCCATAGCGATGCAAGTATTCTGCTTGAAAGTGTGGGGAAGggtctttcttcctttctctcacAGGTTCCTTATAAACCTTTGGTCAGGTCATAGTGGCAGTTTGTGTAGAATAAATACTTTGTTCAGAGACTTATAAAACTATCTGGCAGCATGTCTCAGAGTCTTTTCCTATCTCTTGTCTAATATGTAAGCATTGCACACAGTCAAGTATGTGAGCATTATGGCAATTTTTAAAGTTGATTTTAGAAGACATTCTGCCTTTCTATACAGTGTTGCCAACAAAGGAGGAggtattttaaatgcaaagaaGTCAGTTTGAAGTCTAGCCCCTTGCTTTGGCTTACTAGTGAAAGGTAGCAGAACTGGGTTTTGCACTTATTCTTTGGAAGTCATGTGGAAATTCGTGAtagcattttcaaaagcagaaagtgATTTAGTTCAGACAGTTATGAGTCCTAAACCAGTTCTAAAATGTTTATAAGTTGTAAATTATTTGAATGCCTTAGACATTAGATAGGTAGAAACATAGTTTGCTTTTCCTATCCAAATGCTTTTTTCACCAGAACTGCTTCCATGAGTATAGAGCAAGTCCAGTGTGCCCCACAATTCTTCTCTTATGTAGAGCCACCAGATACAATGATGACAAATGCAATGTGACTTGATAAATGTGTTCTACAAAAGCTTCCTTTTTGTGCTATCATAAGCTCCTCTCTTTCCCCTGTCTTCAGACCCTAATTTTTATCCCTTATTTCTTGAAGAGCTGAGAGGTGCCCCAAAATCAATTGAAATTTTGGAAATGGCTTGAAATACCAATTGAAACAACACAGATCCTCAAGTTGCATGCAATAATAAttcctgttttgttctttgGTACTAATGCTGGATGTTGTTTTCCTGATACACAGGAGGCTATTCATAATATCCATTAATTggcaaaatttatttctgtgcatGTTGTTTACTATGTAGTATGAAGTGTCAGAATTCTTGAATATaacctgttttcttcttctccatcttTTTCTAATTAGGTTGACAATTAATGCTGAATGTTATCTTCAGCTTCATAATTTTCCTATGGATGAACACTCTTGTCCTCTGGAGTTTTCAAGCTGTACGTGGTAAAACACTTTTGTCCTCTTTACATTCAGCTTTATATTTACTTAAATTTTGGCCTCAGgagagaaaatgtttcctttttaaagccTTGAGGCAAAAGAAAGAACTGACCATTCATGTTTTGACTGGATTTATTGTATTACTTAATACACTAATGAATTCCTTGAATAACATGTATTTTTTGCAActttaaaaatagtctttttgCTTAGGAGTCTAATACAGTGCCTATAACAGTTAATGGAAATGCATTCTCCTGgaaaaactttgttttcttatgCCTGAAACTTTGAATTAGTTTCATATGGTGTACTTAAAAGGAAGAATAAGATATGTCTTCAACTTGCTTCTATAAATGCTGAATCAGTAGAAgtccttttcctttcagtggAACTTAGTTTATATGAGCAAACCCGCTACCTTCAGGCTCTATTTTTGATGCAaactatgttaaaaaaaatcctagggAATTGTGCTATTGTAATCATACAATCATTAATGTTGGCAAAAAATTCCAgtatcatcaagtccaacctatgactgAACACCAACGTCTCAACTAAACCAtagtgccatgtccagtcatttCCTGAgtgcctccagggatggtgactccaccatctccctgggcagccccttccaatgcttCACaacctttcagtgaagaaattcttcctgatatccagcctgaacctcccctgatgCAGACATGAGGCCATGTCTTCTCACCCTGTTACTGGCTGCATGGGAGAACAGGCCAACTCCTGTAttgctacagcctcctttcaggagGTCTACCCTAAACAATCAAATTAGGTACTAAGAAGTGTACTTTTAAGCTCTTTCTGATCATTTAATGATAATGTAATGACATTTGTGATTTAATAGTGATGATTCTGAGCCAGTTTTTATTACTGGAGTTTGAGAATACCATGTAGATATTTTCTAAACATTTGTATTTACACAGTTTTTGATTGATTGTACATTTACCTAGACTTAAAATTGAGACCAATTATTTTGTGGTTAAATTTTAAGTGTATCAAAAGGACTATAGATGGTCTCAAATCCACTTAATGTACAGCTCTGGTTTAATTTATAAGTAACTTCAGAGATCAGAAAATGTGCTTTCTATGTACATTCTATGGCTtagtgtttgattttttttgtttcattctaGATGGATATCCCAGAAATGAAATTGAAtacaaatggaagaaaacctCTGTTGAAGTGGCAGATCCAAAATACTGGAGATTGTATCAGTTTGCATTTGTAGGGCTACGAAATACCACTGAAATTTCTCATACCTTGTCTGGTAAGGCAAAGTGTTGAGTATTATTTTGTGCAATATCTGTTTAGATCAAGACTAACATATAATGATACAATCGAAAACCATATGATATgtcatataatttttttttttatttttaggtgaTTATATTATTATGACAATATTCTTTGATCTCAGCAGACGTATGGGATATTTTACTATTCAGACATACATTCCTTGTATACTCACAGTTGTTCTTTCATGGGTGTCATTTTGGATCAATAAGGATGCAGTTCCTGCAAGGACTTCTCTGGGTAAGAATGTCTTTTTTCAGCCTTGAAGGATCTGGTactccaaaagaaaagaaatgcgCAGCAGGGAGTAAATTAACCACAATTTATGCCCCTTCAGACTGTGACCATTGGTCATTCTCTCTTTTGAACTGCAACAGTTGGAGTAGGAGAATCCTGCTGTAGTTGTGTGGCAGAGGTAAAGGAAGCAAAGCTGAGCATGGAAATCCCGATCCAAGTTTGTCGGTCTGCTGTTGTTCacataaatacttttttcttctttatggCTTTTTATCATCTCCAGGGACTGCCATGTGGCAATTATTAGTCTGACAATTAGCATTATGGAACAAATCAAGTCGTTACTACATGACCAAAAATGGTGTAAATctggtttagtttttttgttgctttttttgtgttgttggcattgggtttttttggttggtttttgtttgcttgtttcagggggttgtttgtttggttttttttttttgttttttcttgttttttttttttttactagaatTATTCAATTATTCTTTTAGGATAGGACAGAAAATTTGCAACCAAAGTTGCACTTCAAGAAGTTAGGCCTATAATTCCCAAAACATCCTGCTTTTACTACAGACAGTTCTGAAGTGTATTGCAAGTTCTAATACAAAGACAATTCTGTGTTAGTGTCATTTTGGCTGATCTGTTTAGCACAGCATCAGTCTGCTAAGTTTGACTGTTTGGGATTCCTGTGCTGCCTTGGAGAAAAGTTGCAGTCCCCACATAAAGCCTGATAAATGGGTACACAGAGTGCACAGGACAAAGCTTTGAGCTTAGCAGGGACAGATGCTTGTAGCAGAACTAGTGACAGCAGTCTGACCTATTTTGGGGTCAAGAGCTGAGAGTTGTATCTTAGGAAGTTAGAGGTGTGAGTTAATTTTCCTGATCAGCTGTATTGCTGTGAACACACCATTCTCACCCCACAAGATAATTTGCTACCAGAAGCATGAGCCCGCACTTTaactccctgcctttcccactGGAACTGGACCATCACCAAGCCTGCCAGATTAATGAGTCAAGAGAGAAAGTAAGCAAGAGCAAGCATGGCTCAGTAGCCTAATAAAAAGGTGAGGGAAGAAAATCTCAGTCTTGGACTCTAACTTTATGTTGTTTGAAAGTGTTGCAAAATTTAGTGAAGTGAGTCTAAAGTCTTGAATAAATAagtgaaaattacttttgataGGTTTAGACCTTGATGCAGAAATTTCATCTGATTTCTTTGACTCATTGAACATCATTGTGGATTCTGATTAGTTTCAATACAATAGTTATAACAGGAAGAAAGTGTTCTATTGGTATCCTTCTAGTTCTGTAtccagttttttgtttttacaaagtACTTTTATATGCCATGAAACTAGAACTCTGTCTTTGATGTCACAGCTGAAGATTTCAAGATCTCAGTTCAGCAGTACTAGCCTTCATCTACTCAAGATGGAATGTAAACTTTTGTAATATCTTATTTacagctccctgcaggtgaCTCTGAACTCCTTTCTTGTAAACATGCAAAAGCCATCACTTGACAGCTTGTAGGATGACTTTTCTTACATGCAAATGTTCTGGAGAATGAGAAAGAGAATACCTATCAAATAGACACAATTCTatggaaagagaaattaatacAAGAAAGCCAAACCTCAGCCAGGTTTATTATGGCAGGTAGCTGTTTTGCTGTTGAAGGTTTGCTCCCTGTGACAGCCCCCTATGCCTTTCACATAGCAGACAAGGCTGgaaaaatttgggtttttttgttctctctgaACGGATGTCAGTACACGGAATGGTGGGTGCCATTTCCCACCTGGAAGGTGTGCTGGGGTCTGGTACCCTGAAAAGGCTGGGCCTTTTTATCTCATACCTGTTGGAAGATCCTGGAAGATTGTGGTTTCCCTGAGCAAAAGATTTGGGGTGatttcagatatttaaatatttagttACACAGAGGAAATGCCAAATCTGTTTTCAAAAGTATCTGGTGGGAGTGAAGCACTTTTGAAGAACACTGGTTATCAGTTTGCCCATTTAGGCATGTAATTTCATTGGGAAATCTCTTGGAAAAACACTActgccttcctgctgcaggaacagtCCATAGCGACCAGTGATTCCATGCTTTGATTTGTGAGCCATAGACAGTTTTAGCCTGGTgtaatgccttttttttgtttatttgttttattttggttgtttttgtttaagttttaaataatcttgtgcatgtaaataaaaaattatttgtgtgttCAAGTATTGCTCTTCAAAGGAAAGGTCACACTTAATTTTGGACTACTATGTAAATGGATTTGCATCTCCCTGAAGCATCAAATATAAGAAGAAAGTGTTAAAACCTTGTAAATGCTAAACTAATGAAGAGTGGTACAGTTGAGCATAAATTTTGAACACATAGTTATTAAGGCCAATTTGTTCTCATAATTAGCTTGTATGTAAGTGAATCAGGGcaaacattttttattacttaGGACACAGTGTTGAAAGCATAGCTGATAACTTAGACAATGAGACCAGAAAGCTGTGAATGTCATCAAATTTGATCTTCTATGTCTTCTTCAGAAGCAGACAATTGGAaacattattaatttttcttttgtttaccATAAGCTTGAAATCATTGGTAAATAATAcaccttttatttctgaatgcattctttttaaaattttaatagttCGAGCTAAGGGACCTTCTTGTGCTTATAAAGTTTGTGTGCTTATTTGTAcccatttttcatttatgtgTACATTTCATGTCAGACTTATAAAATTTCACAAACTTAATCTCACTGTTTGTTCAGTGTGAGCTGAAAATAGGATGATTTAAAGGGAAGGTGAAATGTGCTGCTTTCTCTATGATCCCAGAGAGGATGCTGCATCCATAGGGAAGGATACTTGCCATAGCACCAATGTACATGAATGTAATCAGTGGTGAACCCACTGACCCCTCCTGTGGGTCAGTCCTTATATGACTCATTAATTAAATAAGAACTAATatgattacttttttttggtgacaATATTATTTGATTACCTatacatttcccattttctgtcttttttttctttctttacaggGATCACAACAGTGCTGACCATGACAACGCTGAGTACAATTGCTAGGAAGTCACTCCCAAAGGTTTCCTATGTGACAGCAATGGacctttttgtttcagtttgctttatttttgtgtttgctgcCTTGATGGAATATGGCACCTTACATTACTTTACCAGCAACAGAAAAGGGgtcaaaggaaaagaaaagaaggcaaaatcAAAGCCATCAGTAAGTTTAggcaaataagaaaaaaaaatacagagtgGTTTTTATTGTAGCATTCATTTTGAATGACTGCTTCTTAAGTAGAAAAGCTAATGTTGAAAGATAATTAAcactaatatttattttttcatttttttgtagTTAGGGGCTTGTACTAATTTTATGTAAATACAACTAGTGAGCAAAGAGTTTAGATGATTTCACATATGTGAATGAGGACACATGAGCCTAAGGTGGAGAGTGGTTTGATATAA
The window above is part of the Molothrus ater isolate BHLD 08-10-18 breed brown headed cowbird chromosome 4, BPBGC_Mater_1.1, whole genome shotgun sequence genome. Proteins encoded here:
- the GABRG1 gene encoding gamma-aminobutyric acid receptor subunit gamma-1 isoform X2, with product MEYTIDIIFAQTWYDSRLKFNSSMKVLMLNSNMVGKIWIPDTFFRNSRKSDAHWITTPNRLLRIWSDGRVLYTLRLTINAECYLQLHNFPMDEHSCPLEFSSYGYPRNEIEYKWKKTSVEVADPKYWRLYQFAFVGLRNTTEISHTLSGDYIIMTIFFDLSRRMGYFTIQTYIPCILTVVLSWVSFWINKDAVPARTSLGITTVLTMTTLSTIARKSLPKVSYVTAMDLFVSVCFIFVFAALMEYGTLHYFTSNRKGVKGKEKKAKSKPSKPSAIAVRPGSTLIPMNSINHLPERDDDYGYECLEGKDCASFFCCFEDCRTGSWREGRIHIRIAKIDSYSRIFFPTAFALFNLVYWIGYLYL